The DNA window TTATGAATGCTTCCGGTAATGTTATTCCAAATTTACAAAAAAAAGGTATTAAGCCTGAAAATATTTTAGTGGTTCATGATGAACTAGAAAAAAGCTTTGGTAATATCAGTTTAAAATTTGATGGAAGTGCTCGTGGCCACAACGGTCTTAAATCTATAATAAATGGTGTAGGATCGGCATTTTGGCGTTTGCGCTTTGGGGTCGGTAGGCCGGAAAATGACGATGTATCGACTTATGTACTTTCTAACTTTTCTAATGATGAAGAAATTAAAATTCAGACTTTAATTGATGAAGCTATAACTAAAATTTTTGGGGTTTAAGATAATCTGATTTTTATTTCTGGAAGAATATTTTTTTTTTAGTTTTCTTATTTTATTTTTTTTATTTAAAATAACACTCCATAAGTTGTGAATTTGAATTTCTTTCAAATTTTTTGCTTTTAATTTTTTTTATTAAGGGGGAAATATGTATGGGTATGTCGTATCTACAGTCACATCTTTTATAGATGTACCCGGAAAAATATCTTTATCGATATTTTTTTCCGGATGCAGTATCAGATGCCATGATTGCCATAATAAAAAATTATGGAATTTAGATAGTGGAAAACTTACGGGTGCTGACAGTTTAATTGAAAAAATTAAACTAAATACGTTAATTGATTATGTAGCTTTTATGGGTGGTGAACCAACAGATCAAATGGAATTTTTAATACATATATGTAAACGAATTAAAGATGAAATAAAATTACCAATAGCTCTTTATACAGGTAGAGAATTTGAAGTTTTACCTAAACAATTAACGGATTTAATTGATTTAATAATTTGTGGGCCATATAAAAAAGAAATGCATGTTGGTGGTTGGCCGGCATCATCTAATCAACGAATATTTACAAAAAGGGGTGAACAATGGAATTGTTAAATAATTTTTCTAAGTTTTGTTCTGAATTTAAAGAACTTTATTCAAAAATAGATCCAAATATTTTGGATTTTGAGGGAATATCTCAGGAAAAATTGGATGTTTCCGTAATGGCAGATAAATATTTTAAAGAAAGAGTTTCAGATTTTTCTGTTGATGATAATGCAAATCATTTGCAAGATGGTAGATCTCGGGGTAATTATATTTCAGAGGTTGCAAAAAGTAGTCTTAAAATCATAGGATATCATGATCTTTATGTATTGCTTTTAGATGAATATGGAAAAGATAGGGCTGATAAAATAATGAAAGCTGTATGGGATGGTGATCTGTATTTTCATGACAGTACGGCAATTCAAGTTCCATACTGTTGGGCATATTCAACAGAATTTTTATTACACAAAGGTAATTTTTGGGGACAACTAAAATCTTTTATTCCAAAAAGAGCTCGTTCTTTTATTGATCAAGTTAAAGAGGTAACAATTGAGCTTGCACAAGAGGTAGCCGGAGCTGTGGCTATAGGTGATCTGTTTATTAATTATTCTTATTTTATTAAAAAAGAGAATTTGGATATAAGTAATATCGATGTTAGAAAAGAGATAGAAAACGATTTTCAATCGCTTGTTCATACATTAAATAAAAAATTAAGGCCATCACATCAATCTCCATTTTCTAATATTTCCATATTTGATAAACCAAATTTAAAAATATTATTTGGACAAATAATATTTCCGGATGGAAGTAAACCTGATTTTGATTTGATTTGGGAAATACAAAAAATATTTGTTGATTGGTTTTATAAGGGTGATCCTTTTACCGGGTTGCCTTATAGATTTCCTGTAGTTACGCTAAATTTACGCACAGATGATAATGGTGAAGTTTTAGACAAAGTAGCTCTTGAATATTTTTCAAAAGTAAATTTGGAAAAAGCAGCTTTTAATATTTATATTTCCTCCGGAAATAAAATAGCAAGTTGCTGTAGACTAACAAATGATCTTGATCTTGCAGGAATTGATAGTTTTGGAAACGGTGGAATATCTCTGGGTTCTCATAGAGTTGTTACAATTAATTTAGCCCGTTTAGGATTTAGGGCAAATTCTTATGAAGAATTAATTGAACTTCTAAAAGAGCAATTGGATATGGCAAAAG is part of the Candidatus Dependentiae bacterium genome and encodes:
- a CDS encoding 4Fe-4S cluster-binding domain-containing protein, producing the protein MYGYVVSTVTSFIDVPGKISLSIFFSGCSIRCHDCHNKKLWNLDSGKLTGADSLIEKIKLNTLIDYVAFMGGEPTDQMEFLIHICKRIKDEIKLPIALYTGREFEVLPKQLTDLIDLIICGPYKKEMHVGGWPASSNQRIFTKRGEQWNC
- a CDS encoding anaerobic ribonucleoside-triphosphate reductase, which codes for MELLNNFSKFCSEFKELYSKIDPNILDFEGISQEKLDVSVMADKYFKERVSDFSVDDNANHLQDGRSRGNYISEVAKSSLKIIGYHDLYVLLLDEYGKDRADKIMKAVWDGDLYFHDSTAIQVPYCWAYSTEFLLHKGNFWGQLKSFIPKRARSFIDQVKEVTIELAQEVAGAVAIGDLFINYSYFIKKENLDISNIDVRKEIENDFQSLVHTLNKKLRPSHQSPFSNISIFDKPNLKILFGQIIFPDGSKPDFDLIWEIQKIFVDWFYKGDPFTGLPYRFPVVTLNLRTDDNGEVLDKVALEYFSKVNLEKAAFNIYISSGNKIASCCRLTNDLDLAGIDSFGNGGISLGSHRVVTINLARLGFRANSYEELIELLKEQLDMAKDSLNVHRELLKKRYEQGFLPFVKFGIIHLERLFSTFGISGVYECVEQLGYSISTQDGKNIAFDLLSYIKNYATECAKSTGNSFNIEQVPAESLAVKFAQKDQYLYGMDYEIYSNQFIPLWVDYDIVDRIKLDGAFSKVLTGGGISHLNVGEKLTSPEQMTRLITYAIKSGCEHFAVNYNYCQCTNDHITISGPVQKCPICSADIKEQYTRIIGYFTPVSAWNKGRRNEHGKRVFKSNHVKVEAEMLNKSITDSDSIQV
- the pth gene encoding aminoacyl-tRNA hydrolase, with protein sequence MDFNIKNIKVIIGLGNPGIKYYRNRHSIGFRILDKIAQNYSVNWHILDIAEETKISITVDENIYSIILIKPQTFMNASGNVIPNLQKKGIKPENILVVHDELEKSFGNISLKFDGSARGHNGLKSIINGVGSAFWRLRFGVGRPENDDVSTYVLSNFSNDEEIKIQTLIDEAITKIFGV